One Stigmatella aurantiaca genomic region harbors:
- the panC gene encoding pantoate--beta-alanine ligase — MAPQVLRTVAEVKAWGAALRRDGRTLALVPTMGYLHDGHLSLMREGRRRADGVATSIFVNPTQFGPKEDLSRYPRDWEGDLARCASAGVDAVFAPEPSVMYPPGYETYVEVTEVSQGLCGARRPGHFRGVATIVTQLLCLFRPEVALFGEKDYQQLQVIRAMNRDLHLGVDIVGMPTVREPDGLAMSSRNAYLSPDERKRALAISRGMGKAQALFQAGTGEVPALLEAVREELRAADLREDYVELVDAERLTPLASVRPGQPARLLVAAFCGATRLIDNQPLGG, encoded by the coding sequence ATGGCCCCCCAGGTTCTTCGTACCGTGGCGGAGGTGAAGGCGTGGGGGGCAGCCCTGCGCCGGGACGGGCGCACGCTCGCGCTCGTTCCGACCATGGGGTACCTGCACGACGGGCACCTCTCGCTCATGCGCGAGGGGCGCCGCCGCGCGGACGGGGTTGCCACCTCCATCTTCGTCAACCCCACCCAGTTCGGTCCCAAAGAGGACCTGTCGCGCTACCCGCGGGACTGGGAGGGGGACCTGGCGCGGTGCGCCAGCGCCGGGGTCGACGCCGTGTTCGCCCCCGAGCCCTCCGTCATGTACCCGCCGGGGTATGAGACGTATGTGGAGGTGACGGAGGTGAGCCAGGGGCTGTGCGGGGCGCGGCGCCCCGGGCACTTCCGCGGCGTGGCCACCATCGTCACCCAGCTGCTGTGCCTCTTCCGCCCCGAGGTGGCGCTGTTCGGGGAGAAGGACTACCAGCAGCTCCAGGTCATCCGGGCCATGAACCGGGACCTGCACCTGGGCGTGGACATCGTCGGCATGCCCACGGTGCGCGAGCCGGACGGCCTGGCGATGAGCTCCCGCAATGCCTACCTCTCGCCGGACGAGCGCAAGCGGGCGCTCGCCATCTCGCGCGGGATGGGCAAGGCCCAGGCCCTGTTCCAGGCGGGCACCGGGGAGGTGCCGGCGCTGCTGGAGGCGGTCCGCGAGGAGCTGCGGGCCGCGGACCTCCGGGAGGACTATGTGGAGCTGGTCGACGCGGAACGGCTGACCCCCCTGGCCTCTGTCCGGCCCGGCCAGCCCGCGCGTCTGTTGGTGGCCGCCTTCTGTGGGGCGACACGGCTCATCGACAACCAGCCTCTGGGCGGTTAG
- the panB gene encoding 3-methyl-2-oxobutanoate hydroxymethyltransferase, with amino-acid sequence MKDKVTIHTLKRMKQGGQKICMVTAYDATFAHILDRAGADVLLVGDSLGMVFQGHDSTLPVTMDQMVYHCAAVSRGAKRSHIVGDLPFMSYQTSVESAVRNAGRLVAEGGVGSVKLEGGAEFADAVAGITRASIPVMGHLGLTPQSVHKMGGYVVQGKDEQAAEKILQDALALEHAGAYALVLEGVPTELAQQVTQRLSIPVIGIGAGVHCDGQVLVCYDLLGMNPDFKPKFVKRYANMHGSITEAAGAFFSEIRAGAFPDAEHSFHSKTLRLVPSKAAPELELAEPAEKVGPVYGVPV; translated from the coding sequence GTGAAGGACAAGGTCACCATCCATACCCTGAAGCGCATGAAGCAGGGCGGCCAGAAGATCTGCATGGTCACCGCCTATGACGCCACCTTCGCACACATCCTGGACCGGGCCGGCGCGGACGTCCTGCTGGTGGGCGACTCCCTGGGCATGGTGTTCCAGGGCCATGACTCCACGCTCCCCGTGACGATGGACCAGATGGTCTACCACTGCGCCGCCGTCAGCCGCGGCGCCAAGCGGTCCCACATCGTGGGGGACCTGCCCTTCATGAGCTACCAGACGTCGGTGGAGAGCGCGGTGCGCAACGCCGGCCGGCTCGTGGCCGAGGGCGGCGTGGGCAGCGTGAAGCTGGAGGGCGGCGCGGAGTTCGCCGATGCGGTGGCCGGCATCACCCGCGCCAGCATCCCCGTCATGGGGCACCTGGGGCTCACCCCCCAGTCGGTGCACAAGATGGGCGGCTACGTGGTGCAGGGCAAGGATGAGCAGGCCGCGGAGAAAATCCTCCAGGACGCGCTCGCGCTGGAGCACGCCGGGGCCTACGCGCTGGTGCTGGAGGGCGTGCCCACGGAGCTGGCCCAGCAGGTGACCCAGCGCCTGAGCATCCCCGTCATCGGCATTGGCGCGGGCGTGCACTGCGATGGCCAGGTGCTCGTCTGTTACGATCTCCTGGGGATGAACCCGGACTTCAAGCCCAAGTTCGTCAAGCGCTACGCGAACATGCACGGCTCCATCACCGAGGCGGCGGGCGCGTTCTTCTCCGAGATTCGCGCGGGCGCCTTCCCGGACGCGGAGCACTCCTTCCACTCGAAGACGCTGCGGCTGGTGCCCAGCAAGGCCGCCCCGGAGCTGGAGCTTGCCGAGCCCGCGGAGAAGGTGGGCCCCGTCTACGGAGTCCCCGTCTAG
- a CDS encoding deoxynucleoside kinase: MDNRYIVVEGPIGVGKTSLSNLLAERFRARRVLEVVEENPFLSHFYTDRQKYAFQTQTFFLLSRFRQQQELFQQDLFSSVTVSDYLFAKDRIFACLTLDPQELALYDRVFEALGPRVTKPDLVIYLQARLDVLLHRIKKRGREFERKFDAGYLEELVHAYNEFFSHYTETPLLVVNTSDIDFVNSETDREALVQSIQNARLPGIHHHEAAPGRRA; the protein is encoded by the coding sequence ATGGACAACCGCTACATCGTCGTCGAAGGGCCCATCGGCGTGGGCAAGACGAGCCTCTCCAACCTCCTGGCCGAGCGCTTCCGCGCGCGCCGGGTGCTGGAGGTGGTGGAGGAGAACCCGTTCCTCTCCCACTTCTACACGGACCGGCAGAAGTACGCCTTCCAGACGCAGACGTTCTTCCTGCTGTCGCGCTTCCGGCAGCAGCAGGAGCTCTTCCAGCAGGATCTCTTCAGCTCGGTGACGGTCAGCGACTACCTGTTCGCCAAGGACCGCATCTTCGCCTGCCTCACGTTGGACCCGCAGGAGCTGGCGCTCTATGACCGGGTCTTCGAGGCGCTGGGGCCCCGGGTGACCAAGCCGGACCTGGTCATCTACCTGCAAGCCCGCCTGGACGTGCTGCTGCACCGGATCAAGAAGCGCGGCCGGGAGTTCGAGCGCAAGTTCGACGCCGGGTACCTGGAAGAGCTGGTGCACGCCTACAACGAGTTCTTCTCGCACTACACCGAGACGCCGCTGCTCGTGGTGAATACCTCGGACATCGATTTCGTGAACAGCGAGACAGACCGGGAAGCGCTCGTCCAGTCCATCCAGAACGCGCGCCTGCCCGGCATCCACCACCACGAGGCGGCGCCAGGCAGGCGGGCGTAG
- the rsmA gene encoding 16S rRNA (adenine(1518)-N(6)/adenine(1519)-N(6))-dimethyltransferase RsmA: MESPRDILKRHGLHAKYSWGQNFLGDAQALEDIADALELRAGEPVVELGPGLGHLTRFLAATGAQVTAVERDRDMVSVLEKEAIPGVRVVAGNAATVDFAQVAGVPQVAVVGNLPYHLTSSILFQVLDQRAKVSRAVFTLQKEVVERLAAKPGTRDYGLLSVLLGLHFGIEHLFTLESHLFHPPPKVDSAVVRLTRRASPLAPVVDEERFTRVVKASFAHRRKTLLNSLKSDRTLATPEQYVKALETAGIDPMRRAETLSPEEFAALERGLGPVTQGA, translated from the coding sequence GTGGAATCTCCGCGCGACATTCTCAAGCGGCACGGGCTGCACGCGAAGTACAGCTGGGGGCAGAACTTCCTCGGGGACGCGCAGGCCCTCGAAGACATCGCCGATGCGCTGGAGCTGCGCGCGGGCGAGCCCGTGGTGGAGCTGGGCCCGGGGCTGGGGCACCTCACGCGGTTCCTGGCGGCCACCGGGGCGCAGGTCACCGCCGTGGAGCGCGACCGGGACATGGTCTCCGTGCTGGAGAAGGAGGCCATCCCCGGCGTGCGCGTGGTGGCGGGCAACGCGGCCACCGTGGACTTCGCGCAGGTGGCCGGGGTGCCGCAGGTGGCCGTGGTGGGCAACCTCCCGTACCACCTGACGAGCTCCATCCTCTTCCAGGTGTTGGACCAGCGCGCGAAGGTGTCCCGGGCCGTCTTCACCCTCCAGAAGGAAGTGGTGGAGCGCCTCGCCGCCAAGCCGGGCACGCGGGACTACGGGCTGCTCTCCGTGCTGCTGGGGCTCCACTTCGGCATCGAGCACCTCTTCACGCTGGAGTCCCACCTGTTCCACCCGCCGCCCAAGGTGGACTCGGCGGTGGTGCGGCTCACGCGGCGGGCCTCGCCGCTCGCCCCCGTGGTGGACGAGGAGCGCTTCACGCGCGTGGTGAAGGCCTCCTTCGCCCACCGCCGCAAGACGCTGCTCAACTCGCTCAAGTCCGACCGGACGCTGGCCACGCCCGAGCAGTACGTGAAGGCGCTGGAGACGGCGGGCATCGATCCAATGCGCCGCGCGGAGACGCTGTCGCCCGAGGAGTTCGCCGCGCTGGAGCGGGGCCTGGGGCCCGTGACACAAGGCGCCTGA
- the tsaD gene encoding tRNA (adenosine(37)-N6)-threonylcarbamoyltransferase complex transferase subunit TsaD — protein sequence MLVLGLETSCDETAAALVEDGRRVLSDVVSTQVDIHRRWGGVVPELASRNHIVQVMPVLHEALTRAGKTLDDVDLISVTSGPGLIGALLVGVQVAKSLSFATGKPFVGANHLEGHLLAIRLLEDAPEPPFLGLVVSGGHTSFYEVQDYGRYRLVGSTRDDAAGEAYDKTARILGLPYPGGLPIDQLAQKGNPEAIHFPRALPQQDTLDVSFSGLKTSVLNHVRKHGVPEGQALADLCASFQEAVADALSRKFVAAARRLGLQRLVICGGVAANSRLRSLCQERAQERGLRLYLPPVRLCTDNGAMIAVAGYEAWRRGLRGDVRLAADPAWRM from the coding sequence TTGCTCGTACTCGGACTGGAAACCAGCTGTGATGAGACCGCCGCCGCCCTCGTGGAGGACGGCCGCCGCGTGCTCTCGGACGTCGTCTCCACCCAGGTGGACATTCACCGGCGGTGGGGTGGGGTGGTGCCCGAGCTTGCCAGCCGCAACCACATCGTCCAGGTCATGCCGGTGCTGCACGAGGCGCTGACGCGGGCCGGCAAGACGCTCGACGATGTGGACCTCATCTCCGTCACTTCGGGGCCGGGGCTCATCGGCGCCCTGCTGGTGGGGGTGCAGGTGGCCAAGTCGCTCAGCTTCGCCACGGGCAAGCCGTTCGTGGGCGCCAACCACCTGGAGGGGCACCTGCTGGCCATCCGGCTGCTGGAGGATGCGCCCGAGCCGCCGTTTCTCGGGCTGGTCGTCTCCGGCGGGCACACCAGCTTCTACGAGGTTCAGGACTACGGCCGGTACCGGCTCGTCGGCAGTACCCGCGACGACGCGGCGGGCGAGGCCTATGACAAGACGGCGCGCATCCTCGGGCTGCCGTACCCGGGGGGCCTGCCCATCGACCAGCTCGCGCAGAAGGGCAACCCGGAGGCCATCCACTTCCCCCGGGCGCTGCCCCAGCAGGACACCCTGGACGTGTCCTTCTCGGGGCTGAAGACCTCCGTGCTGAACCATGTGCGCAAGCACGGCGTGCCCGAGGGGCAGGCGCTCGCGGACCTGTGCGCCTCGTTCCAGGAGGCGGTGGCCGATGCGCTGTCGCGGAAGTTCGTCGCCGCGGCGCGGCGGCTGGGGCTCCAGCGGCTGGTGATTTGCGGCGGGGTGGCGGCCAACTCGCGGCTGCGCTCGCTGTGCCAGGAGCGGGCCCAGGAGCGGGGGCTCCGGCTCTACCTGCCGCCCGTGCGGTTGTGCACGGACAATGGGGCGATGATCGCCGTTGCGGGGTATGAGGCGTGGCGCCGCGGGCTTCGCGGCGATGTCCGGCTCGCCGCCGATCCGGCGTGGCGGATGTAA
- a CDS encoding response regulator yields the protein MAKQHLLLVDGDAKSLRVMEVSLKKAGFSVTTAIHGKDALEKVQISPPDLVLADTKMPEMDGFELCKALKSDERFKSIPFVFLTNQKSVEFKVRGLELGGDDYLTKPIYIKEIVTRVRMILQKAEKERIEKRETTKGGFSGSLADMGVVDLVQTFEIGRKTGAISIQGERIGAIYFKEGRVIDAELGRLKGENAFYRMLNTFEGQFEVQFTPLDRPERIEVSTQGLLMEGMRRLDEWGRMLEQLPPLETVFEIDYHQLAERLSEIPDEVNGLLRLFDGKRTLSRVVEDSDFEDLAALGIISKLYFEGLIRELGNISQEPVQSGKPGIEAWLHAVAPPAPAAPATPPAAPEPVAPPAPAQAAAPVPAAPPQPPPPVATPVPLPPVAAAAAEVPAPPPSIPAVVPPVAPATPPAAAAQPANVVVFQPKPKRPGVPVEPDFAPSAAAPKAESSAFLVEPPPEHRAQEHARRSLLLDWSRVDTDGLGSASTWAPIPSWSPSGRSAPPSSSPAPQAAAPAPQPSPEPPPAVPPVGVSEADAAASRPPIFGGAAIGPSPVPPVPPPTPAPPSSEVTLVSAPEPESVAEPISVDEVAPQLALPPYPGHGAPAASPSAAKAPETKPSEPPKASESKASESKAPAKPAAKEDTASLPTLDLKPAPEPRPAPPKKDAPAKEAPRSPPPKKASGEKIGGVDEQALSQAVKPKRTGLYIGLGIVAIAVAAAVVGLSGSAEPSPAPPPAKGSSQAKPAEAPPRPEEKAGAASPDTALAAKPPVEAPPTPGTPGTTPPTPPAQAAEAAEEEDTAEPTPQDASKPADPERDYSDFIKQARSAIMNERYKAASSNYRRALRLKPSSDEAREGLGFSLVMGSTSDSAYREAVRLLQDVVKEKDTNSRAWFALGMALQVTSQNAQAVKAYKKYLALEPSGKFASDVRLALKQLGSN from the coding sequence GTGGCCAAGCAGCACCTGCTCCTGGTCGATGGTGACGCGAAGAGCCTTCGCGTGATGGAGGTCAGCCTGAAGAAGGCCGGCTTCTCCGTCACGACCGCGATCCATGGCAAGGACGCGCTGGAGAAGGTTCAGATCAGCCCGCCGGATCTCGTGCTCGCCGATACGAAGATGCCCGAGATGGACGGCTTCGAGCTCTGCAAGGCGCTCAAGTCCGACGAGCGCTTCAAGTCCATCCCCTTCGTCTTCCTCACCAACCAGAAATCGGTCGAGTTCAAGGTCCGGGGTCTGGAGCTGGGCGGCGACGACTACCTGACGAAGCCGATCTACATCAAAGAGATCGTCACCCGCGTCCGGATGATCCTCCAGAAGGCGGAGAAGGAGCGGATCGAAAAGCGGGAGACGACCAAGGGCGGCTTCAGCGGCAGCCTGGCCGACATGGGCGTGGTGGACCTCGTCCAGACGTTCGAGATCGGCCGCAAGACGGGCGCTATCTCCATCCAGGGCGAGCGCATCGGCGCCATCTACTTCAAGGAGGGCCGCGTCATCGACGCGGAGCTCGGGCGCCTCAAGGGAGAGAACGCGTTCTACCGGATGTTGAACACCTTCGAGGGCCAGTTCGAGGTGCAGTTCACCCCGCTGGACCGCCCCGAGCGCATCGAGGTCTCCACCCAGGGCCTGCTCATGGAGGGCATGCGCCGGCTGGACGAGTGGGGCCGCATGCTCGAGCAGCTGCCGCCGCTCGAGACGGTGTTCGAGATCGACTACCACCAGCTCGCCGAGCGCCTGTCGGAGATCCCCGACGAGGTGAACGGCCTGCTGCGCCTCTTCGACGGCAAGCGCACCTTGAGCCGCGTGGTGGAGGACTCGGACTTCGAGGACCTGGCCGCCCTCGGCATCATCAGCAAGCTCTACTTCGAGGGGCTGATCCGCGAGCTGGGCAACATCTCGCAGGAGCCCGTCCAGAGCGGCAAGCCGGGCATCGAGGCGTGGCTGCACGCGGTGGCCCCGCCTGCGCCCGCGGCCCCGGCCACGCCCCCCGCCGCCCCGGAGCCCGTGGCCCCGCCGGCCCCGGCTCAGGCCGCGGCGCCCGTGCCCGCCGCGCCGCCCCAGCCGCCGCCGCCGGTCGCCACCCCCGTGCCCCTTCCGCCCGTGGCCGCTGCGGCCGCCGAGGTGCCCGCGCCGCCGCCCAGCATTCCGGCGGTGGTGCCTCCGGTGGCTCCCGCCACGCCTCCGGCCGCGGCGGCGCAGCCGGCCAACGTCGTCGTCTTCCAGCCGAAGCCCAAGCGGCCCGGTGTGCCCGTGGAGCCGGATTTTGCCCCCAGCGCCGCCGCGCCGAAGGCCGAGTCTTCCGCGTTCCTCGTGGAGCCTCCTCCCGAGCACCGTGCCCAGGAGCATGCGCGGCGCAGCCTGCTGCTCGACTGGAGCCGCGTGGACACCGATGGCCTGGGCTCGGCGAGCACCTGGGCGCCCATCCCCTCGTGGTCCCCCTCGGGCCGGAGTGCCCCGCCGTCCAGCAGCCCCGCCCCGCAGGCCGCCGCCCCTGCTCCGCAGCCGTCTCCGGAGCCGCCTCCGGCGGTCCCTCCGGTGGGCGTCAGTGAGGCCGATGCCGCCGCGTCCCGTCCTCCCATCTTCGGGGGCGCCGCCATCGGGCCCAGCCCGGTGCCTCCGGTGCCGCCGCCCACGCCGGCCCCGCCCTCGTCCGAGGTGACGCTGGTGAGCGCCCCGGAGCCGGAGTCCGTGGCCGAGCCGATCAGCGTGGATGAAGTGGCCCCGCAGCTGGCGCTGCCTCCCTACCCGGGCCACGGCGCCCCCGCGGCGTCTCCCTCCGCCGCCAAGGCGCCCGAGACCAAGCCGTCCGAGCCGCCCAAGGCGTCCGAGTCCAAGGCGTCCGAGTCCAAGGCCCCCGCCAAGCCGGCGGCGAAAGAGGACACGGCCTCCCTGCCGACGCTGGACCTCAAACCCGCCCCGGAGCCGCGCCCCGCGCCGCCCAAGAAGGACGCCCCCGCGAAGGAGGCGCCTCGCTCGCCGCCTCCGAAGAAGGCCTCCGGGGAGAAGATCGGTGGGGTGGATGAGCAGGCGCTCTCCCAGGCCGTGAAGCCCAAGCGCACGGGGCTCTACATTGGCCTGGGCATCGTGGCGATCGCCGTGGCCGCGGCGGTGGTGGGGCTCAGCGGCTCCGCCGAACCGTCTCCCGCGCCGCCTCCTGCCAAGGGGTCCTCGCAGGCCAAGCCCGCCGAGGCGCCGCCGAGGCCCGAGGAGAAGGCGGGCGCTGCCTCACCGGACACGGCCCTCGCGGCCAAGCCTCCGGTGGAAGCGCCCCCCACGCCCGGCACGCCTGGCACCACGCCGCCCACGCCCCCGGCGCAGGCCGCCGAGGCGGCCGAGGAAGAGGACACGGCCGAGCCCACGCCCCAGGATGCCTCGAAGCCCGCGGATCCCGAGCGGGACTACTCGGACTTCATCAAGCAGGCGCGCTCGGCCATCATGAACGAGCGCTACAAGGCGGCCTCGAGCAACTACCGCAGGGCGCTGCGGCTCAAGCCGTCCTCGGACGAGGCCCGCGAGGGCCTGGGCTTCTCGCTGGTCATGGGCAGCACCAGCGATTCCGCCTACCGCGAGGCGGTCCGGCTGCTGCAGGACGTGGTGAAGGAGAAGGACACCAACTCCCGGGCGTGGTTCGCCCTGGGCATGGCGCTCCAGGTCACCAGCCAGAATGCGCAGGCGGTGAAGGCGTATAAGAAGTACCTTGCGCTGGAGCCCTCCGGGAAGTTCGCCTCGGATGTCCGCCTTGCCCTCAAGCAGTTGGGGAGCAACTAG